The following nucleotide sequence is from Candidatus Flexicrinis affinis.
TCGGCGGCAACCGGGACGCAGCGCAGCAGAATGGTCAGCCGCTGACTGGTTTGATACGGGGCCAGCATCGCACGAATGACGCTGTGCGCGATTGCGGGCTCGTGGCACAACGGTGAGACGTTGCCCATGCCCGGGTTGAAAAAGCGCCGGGCGTTGGCCGCGTCGGTGAGCGGGTAGTAGCGGCGATACGTCTCGCGGATGCCTTCCCGCAGCAGGCGATAGCTGGCCGTGCAGCCTGTGCCCTCGGAGTCGATCCACGGGTTCTCGTCCGGAGGAACCCCTTGTGCGGTCAATTGACCGCCTACCCAGTTCGTCTCTTCAGTGAGAATGACGGTGCGTCCAGCACGGAGCGCTGCCAATGCTGCCGCAACGCCCCCCAGGCCCCCGCCGACGATCAGAATTTCTGTATCCAGTTCTCTCACGGCGACTCTATCCTTTGACACCCGAAGACGCGAAGCTTTCCACAACGAAGCGTTGTGCGAATACATAGAAGATCAAGATGGGCAGCACCGACAACGTCGTGGCCGCGAGCTGCACTTCCCAAATGGGCTGACCGAACTCGTCGGTGAACCCGCGCAATGCCAACGGAAGCGTAAATTGCTCGACACTGCGAAGGTAGACCAGCGGTTCGAGGAATGAATTCCACGTCGTCAGGAACGTGATAATCGCGACGGCGCTCAGGACAGGGGTCGCAATCGGCATCGCGATTCGCCAGAAGATGCCCCATCGACTCAAGCCGTCCAGAAACGCGGCTTCTTCCAGCTCCTGAGGAATCCCCAGAAAGTGCTGGCGCATCATGAACGTCGCGATGACGCCATGAGCACCGAAGACCGGGAAAATCAGCAGCGGCCAATGCGTGTTGTCCAGCCTCAGGGATTGCACGACATTGAATTTCGGGATGATCGTGACTTCCTCAGGCATCATGAGGGCACTGAGCAGCATGAGAAACAGCAGTCCGCGGCCGATAAACCCGATCCGCGCGAAGGCATACCCGGCAAGCGACGAGAAGAACAACGTCCCGGCAGTCACCACCACCGCAATGTAGACACTGTTGAAGTACTGCTGCGCGAACGGCTGAAGCTCGAAGACGCGCGCGTAGTTGCCCCACTGCCAATTGATCGGGAGCAGCGTGGGCGGATACGCGAAGACCTCAATCGCCGGCTTGAGCGAGCTGCCCATCATCCAGACGAACGGGAACACAAACGGCACGACCATGACGGATAGCACCAGGTACAGCCAGATGTGCTTCCGAACGGATAACGCTGCGCGGTACAGGGGCCGGTTCACCCTACACCTCGCTGTACACAAAGCGCTTGCGCAGGAACCACTGCGTGAGCGTGGCGACCAACGCGATCGCAAACAGGATCACCGCAAGCGCACTGGCGTAACCGGTGTCGAACACCTTGAACGCTTGAAAGTAAATGTAGTTGACCAACACCATTGTGGCGTTCGACGGGCCGCCGTTGGTCATCAGGACGATATGGTCAAAGACCTTCAACGACCCTACTACGGTCAGGACGGTGACGAGCAGGATCGTCGGGGATAGCAGCGGTACGGTGATGCGCCGGAAGCGGTCAAATGCTGTCGCGCCATCGACCTGCGCGGCCTCGTCATACTCGCGCGGAATACTCTGCAGCGCCGCCAGCAGGATGATCATGTTCAGGCCGACGTTCTTGAGCGCCCGCGTGAAGATCACCGAGAACATCGCCCAGTTGCCATCGCGCAGCCAATTCGGTCCGTCAATCCCGACCGAGTCGAGCAGCAGGTTCAACGTCCCGTTCTCACCCTGCAGGATGAACTTCCATACGATCGCCCACGCGGCGGCGGATGTGACAACAGGTGCGAAGAACAACGTGCGGAAGAACGTCACGCCGCGAATGGCGCGGTTAAGCAGCACCGCCAGCACCAGCGCCAGCACGACGTTCAGCGGCACCAACCCCAGTGTGAACACCAGGCTGTTGATGAGGACCTTGGTAAACAGCGGGTCGCCGCCAAGGATGTTCTGATAGTTGGCAGACTCCACGTATTGCCACGTGCCCGTAAGCATGTTGCGGTCCTGGAAGCTGTACAAGAAGACAGCGACCAAGGGAAGCAGGACCGTAAGCACAAAGCCAACGACCATCGGGCCGACGAAGACGTAGCCGAACAGCGCATCACGCACTTTCAGGCTCAAGTGCAGCGGTCGCAAGAGGCTGGATGGCCGGGCAGCAGAGGTGTCGAAGTTCATGGGCGTACGCCTCTCGTGGCGCGGAGGGGCGTGATACCCCTCCGCGCTGCTTGGCTGTCAGATTCTACCGGTTCAGCAGGGGCTGAATGGCGGCGCACATTTCATCCATGATCGCCTGGATATTGGCGTCAGCCACCCAAAGCTGATCCCAATACGTCCGAGACGTCAAGTCGATGGTCGGGAAGTTCGGATGTGCAGGCAGCACGCGTCCGGTCAGGGTTGGATCGATAACGGCGGTCTTCATGCTCTCGGCGGAGATCGTCGGGTTGGCAGTGTATAGCACGTCGGTCGCCAGGGCGGACGCGCGGATCGGCGGGAAGAACTCGGCGATCTTGAGCGTGTTCTCCTTGTTGGTCAGGAACTTGACAAAGTCAATGGCGATATCGCGGTTCGGGCTGTTATTGAACACGACGATTGCGGCCTGACCAATCACGTCGACCTTGCCGGCAGGGCCTTCAGGCAGCGGGGCGATGTCCCATCCGAAGCTGGCATCGGCCAGCGGTCCAACCCGGCTGAGCTGCCCCATCAGGACCGCTGCCGTTCCAGTGTAGAAGTCAACGACCTCGCCCGGTGCTTCCACGCCGCGATCGACGAAGATCATGTCGTGGAACTTCTGGACCCCGGCGACACTCTCCGGGCTGTTGAGCAAGCAGTTGTTGTCGGCATCCCACGCGTCGCCGCCGTATGCCCAGATGAACGGGATCACGGTGTGCCAGACGCGTTCGCCGCTGTACAGCGCGCCGTTGATGCTCTGTAGACCCGCGACACCGGTCTCCTCACGGATCGCCTTCATGGCCGCGGCGAGGTTGTCCCACGTGTACTCGCCCTTCTCCAGCATCGCATCGGGCGCATCGACGCCCGCGGCGGCGAACAGGTCGCGATTGTAGATGAGCAGAAACGGTGAAGTCGAGAATGGCACGCCGTAGACCCCGTCGCCAGCCAGCCATAGCCCCATGCCGGACGGCGCAAGGTCGGCGTAGTCGTACTCTGCGTCGCTGGTCAGCGCCGCGCCCATGTCAGCTAGGATGCCTGATTGCAGCCACGTTGGAGCCACGTTCTCGGTCAGCCAGCCGGCGTCCGGCGGGTTGGTCCCGCTAAGCTGCAGCGGAAGTGTGGTGTTGTAGTCGGCAAAGGGGATGAACTCGAACTGCACGGTGACGCCCGGATTGGCGGCCATGTATTCCTCAGCGATGGCCAGGAACGTCGCCGAACGGTCGGAGTCGACCGGAATCCACTGGGTGAAACGAACAGTGACCGGTTCCTGTGCCGCGGACGTGAGCGCGAAGGCGAGCAGCAGAACCAGAATGACAAAGAAGCGGTTCATACGAAGCATGGGTCGTGTCCTCCAAGATATGGGTCTATCGATGTCGATGTTGGACGGTCTGTGTAGATGTTTGGCCGTGCGCTCCTCCTTAGCGATAAACCGCTTAATCAACCGGGCAAAAAGACCGACGCATGCACCGAACGGTCGGTTAGCGAAGGTCGCGGACGGTCTGTCCGGGAACGGGCGTGCAGCTCAACGTTGCACGCAGCGGAAGCCTGATCTGGGACTCGTCGCCGTTCAGCCATTCCTGCAGCATCCGAAAGGCCAATTGGCCCATCTCACGCCGAGGAATGCCAAAGGTCATCCAATCCGGAATCTCCTGGGTCGGGTTGAGCGGGTTGCCAAGGACCGCCAGCGAATAGTCAGCCGGGCATGATAGCCCAAGTGAATCAGCGCATTGCATGATCCGTAGTCCGAGCATGTCGTCCTCGGCAATCAAGGCAGTCACGCCATCGTCAATCCACGCTTGCACCGTATCTGGCATGATGCCTTCTGGCACTCCGCGCCACATCCATCCGTCGCGCAGCAGTACCCCTGCCCTTTCAAGACCTTGGTGCACGCCGCGTTCACGGTCCCGACTCGCCTCAGTCGTGCGGATCGATCGCACATAGACGATGTTTCGGTGCCCTAGTCCGATGACACGATGGACCAAATCTTCTGAGGCTGATGCGTAGTCCGCCGCGACGTACGAAAGCGACTCCGTCGATGACTCGCGGCGGCCGATATACACGAATCGGTAGCCGTCACGCACAAGCTGATCGACTTCGGATCGGTCGCCGTGACCCAAGAGAATCGCACCATCCGCACGTAGAAGCCGATTGACCCCGTGCTGATAGATCCTGCGCTTACTGCCCTGCGCCGATCCGGTTACGAGCAGAAGATCGTATCCGAGCCGATCGGCCTCTTCTTCGATTCCGATCAAGAACGGATAGTAGAAGCTGCTTGAATCGATCGGGAAAATCGACTCGAACGTGAACACAGCGACGATCCGGTTGTGGCCGCCGGCCAACCGCTGCGCAACCGGATTCGCCACATAGCCTAACTCGCGGACAGCCGCCCACACCTTTTGCTGCGTCGCCTCGCTGACCCGCACACGCTCGCCGACGACATTGTTCAGCACGACCGAAACGGTCGCCTCGGACACACCGGCGTGGCGGGCAACATCACTGATACGAGGTCGGATGGGTGGCATAGTGTTCCATATGATTAAGCGATTTATCACAAAGGATAAACCGCTTAATCAGACTTGTCAAGAAATGCACAGTCGTTGCGCCTCCAAAACGGGTTGGGCGGCTTGTGCCGCATACTGCGCTAATCAACATCGGGATTTCGGGATTCGCACATAACAAAAAGCCGCAATGCCGCCTCCAGACACAGCGTCAGGCACGGGTGGCCCAGTTCACGCAACCTGTTAGGCGACCGTCGTTCGCGTGTTCGACTTTGGGGCTGAACTACCGTTCAAATCACTGGCCTGTATGCGCTCAACCCTTCATACAGGTGAATCGCCGTACGAATCCCCTTGCGTAGGCACTCCAAATAGAACCGTTCGTTGGGGCCGTGCACGCGATCTGAAGGAAGCCCATATCCCGCCAGAATGATGGGCACGTCCAACACACTTGCGAATGTACTCAATATCGGCAAGGAGCCACCCTTGCGCATAAGAATGGGCCGGACACCGAAGCCCTTTTCGTAGGCGTCCATGGCGATCCGCATTGCCGGGTTATCGGCGGCTACCACCACCGGCTGACTCGATCCAAGCACGCGAAACTCGCTGCGCACGGTCGGTGGCGTGAGCTCCGCGACCCGGGCGCGCAGCAGTTCGGCAATCTCGGCCGGGTCCTGATCGGGCACAAGGCGGCAGCTGATCTTGGCGAGCGCACGGGCCGGGAGTACGGTCTTGCGGCCCTCGCCCGTCCACCCTCCGACAATTCCGTTGAACTCGAGCGTCGGCCGCGCCACAATGCGTTCGCGGAGGCTGAAAGCGGGTTCGCCCCATGGTGCCGGAGCACCGGTTTCGGCCCGCAGCTCGTCATCCGAATACAGGCCAGCAAGCTCTGCGCGTTCAATCTCCGAAAGCGGCTGTACCCGATCGTAGAATCCATCAACCGCGACCGATCCATCCGCGCGATGCAGCCCGGCGGCGATCTCGCACAGCGCCTGTATCGGGTTGTGAACAACCCCGCCATGCTGTCCGGAGTGTAGGTCGAAAGCCGGACCAAACACCTCCAGTTCGGCATAAAGCAAGCCACGAAACGCCGTCGAGATCGCAGGCTGTTCAAGGCTTAGCATCGTCGTGTCAGAGATGACGACGACGTCCGCTGCCACGCGGTCGCGCTGAGACTGTACGAACGCTGCTAGACCCGCCGAGCCGACCTCCTCTTCGCCCTCAATCACGAACTTAACGTTGATCGGAAGCTGTCCGTCGTGGGCGGTCAGCAGCGCTTCGATGGCTGCGAGATTGATGAAGACCTGCCCTTTGTCATCAGCCGAGCCACGTGCGACGATGTGGCCGTCCATCACGAGGGGATCAAATGGGTCGTGCTGCCACTCGCTCAACGGATCGGCAGGTTGCACGTCGTAGTGGCCGTAAATGAGCACCGTAGGTGCATTCGCTGCCCGCAACCACTCTCCGTAGACGATCGGATGCCCGTCCGTGGCCACGACTTCGACCGTATCCATGCCAATCGCACGTAGTTTCACGGCGGTCCACTCGGCCGCACGCTGCATGTCCGCCTTATGTGCCGGCAGCGTGCTGATGCTCGGGATCCGCAGATACTGCTTGAGTTCGGTCAGAAACCGCGTGAAGTTGCTGTCAGCGTAGGCGATGGCAGTCTGCATGGGACGGTCCTCAGAGCGGTGGGTGCCGGAGATGCCAGTCCGTCAACTGCTCGACGGCGAGGCTGACGCGATACAGCGTGTCCTCGGCGCCGTGCGCCGCCGCGAACTGCGCGCCGAT
It contains:
- a CDS encoding dipeptidase; translation: MQTAIAYADSNFTRFLTELKQYLRIPSISTLPAHKADMQRAAEWTAVKLRAIGMDTVEVVATDGHPIVYGEWLRAANAPTVLIYGHYDVQPADPLSEWQHDPFDPLVMDGHIVARGSADDKGQVFINLAAIEALLTAHDGQLPINVKFVIEGEEEVGSAGLAAFVQSQRDRVAADVVVISDTTMLSLEQPAISTAFRGLLYAELEVFGPAFDLHSGQHGGVVHNPIQALCEIAAGLHRADGSVAVDGFYDRVQPLSEIERAELAGLYSDDELRAETGAPAPWGEPAFSLRERIVARPTLEFNGIVGGWTGEGRKTVLPARALAKISCRLVPDQDPAEIAELLRARVAELTPPTVRSEFRVLGSSQPVVVAADNPAMRIAMDAYEKGFGVRPILMRKGGSLPILSTFASVLDVPIILAGYGLPSDRVHGPNERFYLECLRKGIRTAIHLYEGLSAYRPVI
- a CDS encoding LacI family DNA-binding transcriptional regulator — translated: MPPIRPRISDVARHAGVSEATVSVVLNNVVGERVRVSEATQQKVWAAVRELGYVANPVAQRLAGGHNRIVAVFTFESIFPIDSSSFYYPFLIGIEEEADRLGYDLLLVTGSAQGSKRRIYQHGVNRLLRADGAILLGHGDRSEVDQLVRDGYRFVYIGRRESSTESLSYVAADYASASEDLVHRVIGLGHRNIVYVRSIRTTEASRDRERGVHQGLERAGVLLRDGWMWRGVPEGIMPDTVQAWIDDGVTALIAEDDMLGLRIMQCADSLGLSCPADYSLAVLGNPLNPTQEIPDWMTFGIPRREMGQLAFRMLQEWLNGDESQIRLPLRATLSCTPVPGQTVRDLR
- a CDS encoding sugar ABC transporter permease, with the translated sequence MNFDTSAARPSSLLRPLHLSLKVRDALFGYVFVGPMVVGFVLTVLLPLVAVFLYSFQDRNMLTGTWQYVESANYQNILGGDPLFTKVLINSLVFTLGLVPLNVVLALVLAVLLNRAIRGVTFFRTLFFAPVVTSAAAWAIVWKFILQGENGTLNLLLDSVGIDGPNWLRDGNWAMFSVIFTRALKNVGLNMIILLAALQSIPREYDEAAQVDGATAFDRFRRITVPLLSPTILLVTVLTVVGSLKVFDHIVLMTNGGPSNATMVLVNYIYFQAFKVFDTGYASALAVILFAIALVATLTQWFLRKRFVYSEV
- a CDS encoding carbohydrate ABC transporter permease translates to MVVPFVFPFVWMMGSSLKPAIEVFAYPPTLLPINWQWGNYARVFELQPFAQQYFNSVYIAVVVTAGTLFFSSLAGYAFARIGFIGRGLLFLMLLSALMMPEEVTIIPKFNVVQSLRLDNTHWPLLIFPVFGAHGVIATFMMRQHFLGIPQELEEAAFLDGLSRWGIFWRIAMPIATPVLSAVAIITFLTTWNSFLEPLVYLRSVEQFTLPLALRGFTDEFGQPIWEVQLAATTLSVLPILIFYVFAQRFVVESFASSGVKG
- a CDS encoding sugar ABC transporter substrate-binding protein, which produces MLRMNRFFVILVLLLAFALTSAAQEPVTVRFTQWIPVDSDRSATFLAIAEEYMAANPGVTVQFEFIPFADYNTTLPLQLSGTNPPDAGWLTENVAPTWLQSGILADMGAALTSDAEYDYADLAPSGMGLWLAGDGVYGVPFSTSPFLLIYNRDLFAAAGVDAPDAMLEKGEYTWDNLAAAMKAIREETGVAGLQSINGALYSGERVWHTVIPFIWAYGGDAWDADNNCLLNSPESVAGVQKFHDMIFVDRGVEAPGEVVDFYTGTAAVLMGQLSRVGPLADASFGWDIAPLPEGPAGKVDVIGQAAIVVFNNSPNRDIAIDFVKFLTNKENTLKIAEFFPPIRASALATDVLYTANPTISAESMKTAVIDPTLTGRVLPAHPNFPTIDLTSRTYWDQLWVADANIQAIMDEMCAAIQPLLNR